From Variimorphobacter saccharofermentans, one genomic window encodes:
- a CDS encoding branched-chain amino acid transporter permease: MNYTTTQLFIFFGIVVLGTVITRALPFLLFPEKKEIPKYVNYLADILPYTIIGMLVVYCLKDVSILKAPYGLPEAISIVAIIILHIWKKNTLLSIGGGALLYMLLVQYF; the protein is encoded by the coding sequence ATGAATTATACGACTACACAGCTTTTTATTTTCTTTGGGATTGTGGTATTGGGTACTGTTATAACCCGTGCCCTGCCTTTCCTTCTCTTCCCGGAAAAGAAAGAGATCCCAAAGTATGTAAATTACCTGGCTGACATATTACCCTATACCATTATCGGTATGCTAGTAGTTTATTGCTTAAAGGACGTCTCCATCCTGAAAGCTCCTTATGGCCTTCCGGAGGCAATCAGCATAGTCGCAATTATAATTCTCCATATATGGAAAAAGAACACACTCCTCAGTATTGGAGGAGGTGCTCTTCTCTATATGCTTCTGGTTCAGTATTTTTAA
- a CDS encoding AzlC family ABC transporter permease — MNQIKTAFFAAFPHTIPVLTGYLVLGAAYGILMDSKGFSLFWILFASIFIFAGSMQFVSVALLAAGFDPLGAFLMTLAVNARHIFYSISMLKNYRGIGRLKPYLIFSLTDETFSILCSAKVPEGIEPKWFYFFVSTLDHLYWITGSLIGGILGSLLNLNTKGIDFVLTAMFVVNFINQWNSTKNHLPAIIGVISAIICRLLFGPSDFIIPTMIMILLIITIFKTGNCEAK; from the coding sequence ATGAATCAGATAAAAACAGCGTTTTTTGCTGCTTTTCCGCATACCATACCTGTATTAACCGGCTATCTTGTACTTGGAGCAGCTTATGGCATCCTTATGGACAGCAAAGGTTTTTCGCTGTTTTGGATCCTGTTTGCCAGTATCTTTATTTTTGCCGGTTCCATGCAATTTGTAAGCGTAGCACTTTTAGCTGCGGGCTTTGATCCCTTAGGTGCATTTCTAATGACCCTTGCCGTAAATGCCCGGCATATTTTCTATAGTATATCCATGCTTAAGAATTATCGAGGAATTGGACGATTAAAGCCCTATCTCATATTTTCTTTAACCGACGAGACCTTCTCCATTTTGTGTTCCGCCAAGGTACCGGAAGGAATTGAACCAAAGTGGTTCTATTTTTTCGTATCCACCTTAGATCATCTTTATTGGATCACCGGATCCCTAATCGGAGGAATTCTGGGTAGCTTATTGAATCTAAACACAAAGGGAATAGACTTTGTATTAACTGCTATGTTCGTAGTGAATTTTATTAATCAATGGAACTCCACGAAAAATCACCTGCCGGCTATCATCGGGGTCATTAGCGCAATAATATGCCGACTACTATTCGGTCCAAGCGACTTTATCATCCCTACGATGATTATGATTCTCCTTATAATTACTATATTTAAAACAGGTAATTGCGAAGCTAAATAA